The Bradyrhizobium sp. B097 genome contains the following window.
CTGTGACCGCGACACGAGCGGCACTTGCCGAAGCCATATTGGGTGGCTACCTCTCGCTCGTCATCTTGCAGAGGTAACCCGGTCATGTTTGACGCCGCCGTCAAGGCGCTTTCGCAAATCCTGTCGCCGCCGATGCGCACGATCTTGTGGCGTTCGATCGGACTTGCGCTGGTGCTGATCACCGTGCTCGCAATCGGCTTGCAGCGGCTGCTGGGCTGGTTTGCCGACACCGGCGAGGTCTGGGCCGAAGGCATGCTCGGCCCCAACTTCCATTCCACCCTGCACGTGCTGTCCTGGATCATCTCGATCTCGGCGGGCCTCGGCGTCGTGCTCGGCGGCATCTTCCTGATGCCCGCGATCACCTCGCTGGTGGCCAGCCTGTTCGTCGACGACGTCGCCGACCATGTCGAGCGCGAGCACTATCCGGCCGACCATCCCGGCACGGCGTTGCCGGTCACGCTCGCGACCATCGAGGGCGTCAAGACGGCGCTGCTGACGATCCTGGTCTACCTGGTCGCGCTGCCGTTCGTGCTGTTCGCGGGCGCGGGCTTCATCATCTTCTTCATCGCGACCGCCTGGCTGCTCGGCCGCGAATATTTCGAGCTCGCCGCGATGCGCTTCCGCTCGCCAGAGGATGCCAAGGCGATGCGCAAGGAGAATGCGGCAACCGTGTTCACCGCCGGCCTGTTCATCGCCGCCTTCGTGTCGATCCCGATCGTCAATCTGGCGACGCCGCTGTTCGGGATGGCCTTCATGGTCCACATGTACAAGCGGCTGTCAGGCCCACGGCGAGAGCTGATCGAGCCGGCGCGGCGAAGCAACGTGCCGACGAT
Protein-coding sequences here:
- a CDS encoding sulfate transporter family protein codes for the protein MFDAAVKALSQILSPPMRTILWRSIGLALVLITVLAIGLQRLLGWFADTGEVWAEGMLGPNFHSTLHVLSWIISISAGLGVVLGGIFLMPAITSLVASLFVDDVADHVEREHYPADHPGTALPVTLATIEGVKTALLTILVYLVALPFVLFAGAGFIIFFIATAWLLGREYFELAAMRFRSPEDAKAMRKENAATVFTAGLFIAAFVSIPIVNLATPLFGMAFMVHMYKRLSGPRRELIEPARRSNVPTI